In one Acomys russatus chromosome 15, mAcoRus1.1, whole genome shotgun sequence genomic region, the following are encoded:
- the Mgarp gene encoding protein MGARP yields MYLRRAVSKTLALPRRAPPGPAPLGKDASLRRMSSSKFPGTSGSNMIYYLVVGVTVSAGGYYTYKAFTSKQVRHPEPVADVKEQTTAEPQALPGEKEQVAEAEKACSEAGEISVKEPELVDAEEAAPEAAAGLPEESLASPVPAEAALVESAEPEPKTTDASPEETIEAVPESTPEAERVALDQADACNEGDASNQAEEPAANPKSEETEETKETAELKENPPLGSEPSVQQEETEVTVEAASP; encoded by the exons ATGTATCTCCGCAGAGCTGTGTCCAAGACTCTGGCGCTGCCTCGAAGGGCTCCTCCCGGCCCTGCGCCTCTGGGGAAAGACG CATCTCTTCGCCGAATGTCATCTAGCAAATTCCCTGGGACATCTGGCTCCAATATGATTTATTACCTGGTTGTAGGTGTGACCGTCAGTGCTGGTGGCTATTAT ACTTATAAGGCTTTCACATCCAAGCAAGTCAGACATCCAGAGCCTGTAGCTGACGTGAAAGAGCAAACAACAGCAGAGCCACAGGCACTTCCAG GCGAAAAGGAGCAGGTGGCAGAAGCCGAGAAAGCATgttctgaggctggagaaattTCTGTAAAGGAACCTGAATTGGTAGATGCTGAGGAAG CTGCCCCAGAGGCTGCAGCTGGGCTTCCAGAGGAGTCTCTGGCCTCCCCAGTCCCTGCCGAGGCTGCCCTTGTGGAGAGTGCAGAGCCTGAGCCGAAGACCACCGATGCTTCCCCGGAGGAGACCATCGAGGCTGTGCCTGAATCCACTCCGGAGGCGGAGAGGGTAGCGCTGGACCAGGCTGACGCCTGCAATGAAGGAGATGCCAGCAACCAGGCTGAAGAGCCAGCTGCGAACCCAAAGTCCGAAGAGACCGAAGAGACCAAGGAGACCGCCGAACTCAAAGAAAACCCTCCCTTAGGCTCAGAACCCTCTGTCCAGCAAGAAGAAACCGAGGTGACGGTGGAAGCAGCCTCACCATAA
- the Ndufc1 gene encoding NADH dehydrogenase [ubiquinone] 1 subunit C1, mitochondrial — MATSVVLGRFSRLLASARLPNCTSTRSKFYVKEPVHAKPNWLKVGLSLVTSGFLWAYLINQHNEDVLEYKRRNGLE; from the exons ATGGCGACGTCCGTGGTACTGGGCCGGTTTTCCCGGCTGCTGGCCTCCGCACGGCTCCCGAACTGCA cttCAACACGGTCAAAGTTCTATGTCAAGGAGCCGGTGCATGCTAAACCTAACTGGCTGAAGGTTGGGCTCTCCTTGGTCACCTCTGGTTTCCTGTGGGCTTAT CTCATCAATCAACATAATGAAGATGTTTTggaatataaaagaagaaatggattgGAATAA